A DNA window from Allokutzneria albata contains the following coding sequences:
- a CDS encoding IclR family transcriptional regulator: MGQHSGIGVLDKAVAVLHAVAKDPCGLAELCSRTGLPRATAHRLAVGLEVHRLLQRGADGRWRPGGALAELAGGATDPLVDAASSVLPRLRDITGESVQLYRRDGIARVCVASAEPPSGLRDTVPVGARLPMTAGSGAKVLLAWADPATQRAVLADAVFGERTLLDVRRRGWAQSVAEREPGVSSVSAPVRDATGAVVAAVSVSGPVDRIGRRPGARWAADLLAAAEALQSRM, encoded by the coding sequence GTGGGACAGCATAGCGGCATCGGCGTCTTGGACAAGGCAGTGGCAGTGCTGCACGCGGTGGCGAAGGACCCGTGTGGCTTGGCGGAGCTGTGCAGCAGGACGGGTCTTCCCCGCGCGACGGCGCACCGCCTCGCCGTGGGTCTGGAGGTCCACCGGCTGTTGCAGCGCGGGGCCGACGGTCGTTGGCGCCCGGGTGGCGCGCTCGCCGAACTCGCGGGCGGAGCGACGGATCCCCTTGTGGACGCGGCCAGTTCGGTTCTGCCGCGGCTGCGCGACATCACCGGCGAGAGCGTTCAGCTCTACCGCAGGGACGGCATCGCGCGGGTGTGCGTGGCGAGCGCGGAGCCGCCGAGCGGTCTGCGCGACACCGTTCCCGTCGGCGCGCGCCTGCCGATGACGGCGGGCTCCGGGGCGAAGGTTCTGCTCGCGTGGGCCGATCCGGCGACGCAGCGCGCCGTGCTGGCCGACGCGGTTTTCGGCGAGCGCACGCTTCTGGACGTTCGCCGCCGCGGTTGGGCGCAGAGCGTCGCCGAGCGCGAGCCCGGCGTCTCCAGTGTTTCCGCTCCGGTGCGCGACGCCACGGGCGCGGTCGTCGCCGCCGTGTCCGTCTCCGGCCCGGTGGACCGCATAGGCCGCCGCCCCGGCGCCCGCTGGGCCGCCGACCTCCTGGCCGCCGCCGAGGCTCTCCAGTCCCGCATGTAG
- the leuD gene encoding 3-isopropylmalate dehydratase small subunit translates to MEPFSTHTGVGVPLRRSNVDTDQIIPAVYLKRVSRTGFADGLFAAWRADEHFVLNDDAFRAGSVLVAGPDFGTGSSREHAVWALADYGFRVVVSSRFADIFRGNAGKAGLLAARCEQSDVEQLWKLLEAEPGTEITVDLTAKTVRAKDFTAGFDIDDYTRWRLLEGLDDIGLTLRHAQEIDFFERDRPAWLPVTQTASGA, encoded by the coding sequence ATGGAACCGTTCTCCACCCACACCGGTGTCGGCGTCCCGCTGCGGCGGTCCAACGTGGACACTGACCAGATCATCCCGGCCGTCTACCTGAAGCGGGTCAGCCGCACGGGATTCGCCGACGGCCTGTTCGCGGCCTGGCGGGCCGACGAGCACTTCGTCCTCAACGACGACGCCTTCCGCGCGGGCAGCGTCCTGGTGGCCGGGCCGGACTTCGGCACCGGATCCTCCAGGGAGCACGCCGTGTGGGCACTTGCCGACTACGGCTTCCGGGTCGTGGTCTCCTCCCGGTTCGCCGACATCTTCCGCGGCAACGCCGGCAAGGCCGGGCTGCTGGCCGCCCGCTGCGAGCAGTCCGACGTCGAGCAGCTGTGGAAGCTGCTGGAAGCCGAGCCGGGCACGGAGATCACCGTCGACCTCACGGCGAAGACCGTCCGCGCGAAGGACTTCACAGCGGGCTTCGACATCGACGACTACACCCGCTGGAGGCTCCTGGAGGGCCTCGACGACATCGGACTGACCCTGCGACACGCCCAAGAGATCGACTTTTTTGAACGTGATCGTCCGGCCTGGCTTCCCGTGACACAGACCGCGTCCGGGGCCTGA
- a CDS encoding HU family DNA-binding protein, translating to MNKAQLIEALAERLGDKKTANTAVDGLVDVIVRTVNKGEKVTITGFGVFEKRARAARTARNPRTGETVKVKKTNIPAFRAGTTFKDVVSGTKKLPKVAAAKKATTTTAKAGTRATAAAAKTTTRAKATAAKAPATKAAAKPTAAKKATTAKAAAKPAAKPAAKKATTAKAAAKPAAKKATTAKAAAKPAAKKATTAKAAAKPAAAKKPARAKK from the coding sequence GTGAACAAGGCCCAGCTGATCGAGGCGCTCGCGGAGCGCCTTGGTGACAAGAAGACCGCCAACACCGCGGTGGACGGTCTCGTGGACGTCATCGTCCGCACCGTCAACAAGGGCGAGAAGGTCACGATCACCGGCTTCGGCGTCTTCGAGAAGCGCGCCCGCGCCGCTCGCACCGCGCGCAACCCGCGCACCGGTGAGACCGTCAAGGTGAAGAAGACCAACATCCCCGCCTTCCGCGCCGGTACCACGTTCAAGGACGTGGTCAGCGGCACCAAGAAGCTGCCGAAGGTCGCCGCTGCCAAGAAGGCGACCACCACCACCGCGAAGGCGGGCACCCGCGCCACCGCCGCGGCCGCGAAGACCACCACGCGTGCCAAGGCGACCGCGGCCAAGGCGCCGGCCACCAAGGCCGCCGCGAAGCCCACCGCCGCCAAGAAGGCGACCACGGCCAAGGCCGCCGCCAAGCCGGCAGCGAAGCCCGCAGCCAAGAAGGCGACCACGGCCAAGGCAGCTGCCAAGCCGGCCGCCAAGAAGGCGACCACCGCGAAGGCAGCTGCCAAGCCGGCCGCCAAGAAGGCGACCACGGCCAAGGCCGCGGCCAAGCCCGCCGCCGCCAAGAAGCCGGCTCGCGCCAAGAAGTAG
- a CDS encoding RNA degradosome polyphosphate kinase has protein sequence MSPDSSESRPAGRSAGGDPAHQRSVPPPPAATRLAVPTDLPDDRYFNRELAWLDFNARVLALAEDPSEPLLERAKFLAIFASNLDEFYMVRVAGLKRRDETGLSVRSADGQSPREQLARISTRTQDLVEQNASVFLNELRPELEKHDIRIVEWDDLDDADQMRLGTYFTEHIFPVLTPLAVDPAHPFPYISGLSLNLAVTVKDPEDRTERFARIKVPDNVPRLVRVELDKDADTATFLPLEDLISAHLDKLFAGMEISEHHVFRVTRNADLEVEEDQDEDLLQALERELSRRRFGPPVRLEVEESMSEHMMELLLRELDVDPHDVVEVPGLLDLNCLWQLYALHRPQLKNPTFVPATHPAFGEGETPKSVFQTLREGDVLVHHPYHAFSTSVQRFIEQAAADPHVLAIKQTLYRTSGDSPIVDALIDAAEAGKQVVALVELKARFDEQANIKWARTLERAGVHVVYGLVGLKTHCKTALVVRQEGSTIRRYCHIGTGNYNPKTARLYEDLGLLTAEPSVGADLTDLFNVLTGYARQSTYRSLLVAPQGVRRGIIERIEREIGHAAAGRPAGIRLKANAVVDEQVIDALYRASQAGVPVEIVVRGICALKPGVPGLSETIRVRSILGRFLEHSRVIHFAGCDEYWIGSADMMHRNLDRRVEVLVRVTDPKLTRDLSAMFDIAMDEGTRCWVLGPGGGWTPSPAEGEKVLDLQMEMLRRYGAKA, from the coding sequence GTGAGCCCGGACAGCAGCGAGAGCAGACCAGCAGGCCGTTCCGCGGGAGGCGACCCGGCGCACCAGCGCTCCGTCCCACCCCCGCCGGCGGCCACCAGGCTGGCCGTGCCGACGGACCTCCCCGACGACCGGTACTTCAACCGGGAGCTGGCGTGGCTGGACTTCAACGCCAGGGTGCTCGCCCTCGCCGAGGACCCGTCGGAACCCCTGCTGGAGCGGGCGAAGTTCCTGGCGATCTTCGCGTCCAACCTGGACGAGTTCTACATGGTCCGGGTCGCCGGGCTGAAACGCCGGGACGAGACGGGCCTCTCGGTGCGCAGCGCGGACGGCCAGTCCCCGCGCGAGCAGCTGGCCCGGATCTCCACCCGCACCCAGGACCTGGTCGAGCAGAACGCGAGCGTCTTCCTCAACGAACTGCGGCCGGAGCTGGAGAAGCACGACATCCGCATCGTCGAGTGGGACGACCTCGACGACGCCGACCAGATGCGCCTCGGCACGTACTTCACCGAGCACATCTTCCCGGTGCTGACCCCGCTCGCGGTCGACCCGGCGCACCCGTTCCCCTACATCTCCGGGCTCTCGCTGAACCTCGCGGTGACCGTGAAGGACCCCGAGGACCGGACGGAACGCTTCGCCCGCATCAAGGTCCCGGACAACGTGCCCCGGCTGGTGCGGGTGGAGCTGGACAAGGACGCCGACACCGCGACCTTCCTGCCGCTGGAGGACCTGATCTCCGCGCACCTGGACAAGCTGTTCGCCGGCATGGAGATCAGCGAGCACCACGTGTTCCGGGTGACCCGCAACGCCGACCTGGAGGTGGAGGAGGACCAGGACGAGGACCTGTTGCAGGCGTTGGAGCGCGAGCTGTCCCGCCGCCGCTTCGGCCCGCCGGTCCGCCTCGAGGTCGAGGAGTCGATGAGCGAGCACATGATGGAGCTGCTGCTCCGCGAGCTCGACGTGGACCCGCACGACGTGGTCGAGGTGCCGGGACTGCTGGACCTCAACTGCCTGTGGCAGCTCTACGCGCTGCACCGGCCGCAGCTGAAGAACCCGACCTTCGTGCCCGCGACGCACCCGGCCTTCGGCGAGGGCGAGACGCCGAAGAGCGTGTTCCAGACGCTGCGCGAGGGCGATGTGCTGGTGCACCACCCGTACCACGCCTTCTCCACCAGCGTGCAGCGCTTCATCGAGCAGGCCGCGGCCGATCCGCACGTGCTCGCGATCAAGCAGACGCTGTACCGGACCTCCGGTGACTCGCCCATCGTCGACGCGCTCATCGACGCCGCCGAGGCGGGCAAACAGGTCGTGGCGCTGGTCGAGCTGAAGGCGCGCTTCGACGAGCAGGCGAACATCAAGTGGGCGCGCACGCTGGAGCGCGCGGGCGTGCACGTGGTCTACGGGCTCGTCGGCCTCAAGACGCACTGCAAGACCGCGCTCGTGGTGCGCCAGGAGGGCTCGACGATCCGCCGCTACTGCCACATCGGCACCGGCAACTACAACCCGAAGACCGCGCGGCTGTACGAGGACCTGGGCCTGCTGACGGCAGAACCCTCGGTGGGCGCGGACCTCACCGACCTGTTCAACGTGCTGACCGGGTACGCGCGGCAGAGCACCTACCGGAGCCTTCTGGTGGCCCCGCAGGGGGTTCGGCGCGGCATCATCGAGCGCATCGAGCGGGAGATCGGGCACGCCGCGGCCGGGCGCCCCGCGGGAATCCGGCTCAAGGCCAACGCCGTCGTCGACGAGCAGGTGATCGACGCGCTGTACCGCGCATCCCAGGCCGGGGTGCCGGTGGAGATCGTCGTGCGCGGGATCTGCGCTTTGAAACCGGGAGTTCCGGGGCTGTCCGAAACGATCCGGGTGCGCTCGATCCTCGGCCGCTTCCTTGAGCACTCCAGGGTCATCCACTTCGCGGGCTGCGACGAGTACTGGATCGGCAGCGCGGACATGATGCACCGCAATCTGGACCGCCGGGTCGAGGTGCTGGTGCGGGTCACCGATCCCAAGCTCACCAGGGACCTCTCGGCCATGTTCGACATCGCGATGGACGAGGGGACCCGCTGCTGGGTGCTCGGCCCCGGCGGAGGCTGGACGCCGTCCCCCGCGGAGGGCGAGAAGGTGCTGGACCTTCAGATGGAGATGCTGCGGCGGTACGGGGCGAAGGCGTGA
- a CDS encoding NUDIX hydrolase, giving the protein MNEIVVPEIRAAGAVLWRWDSSGKPEVAVVHRPRYDDWTLPKGKQDPGETIPATAAREVREETGFVPVLGRSLGRVRYPVTTMDGRSGQKVVDYYSARVAGGQFVPNDEVDALRWLGPEQAAVLLSRNTDRTVLDAFTALPPDTTTLLLVRHAKAGKRDKWEGDDDLRPLSKNGVKQAAALRELLPLFGPDRVYSAPRVRCTQTVEGLAEDLGVPIREEPVLSEEGYWPHPSDGVGRLLEIAAEGGTPVVCSQGGVIPHVVEHLARSSGAATPALAARKGSLWVLSFTTAGGGAPVLAAADYLASPLPREVTDQS; this is encoded by the coding sequence GTGAACGAGATCGTGGTGCCAGAGATCAGGGCGGCAGGGGCCGTGCTCTGGCGGTGGGACTCCTCGGGCAAACCCGAGGTCGCGGTGGTGCACCGCCCCCGTTACGACGACTGGACGCTGCCCAAGGGCAAGCAGGACCCGGGCGAGACCATCCCGGCGACGGCGGCGCGGGAAGTCCGCGAGGAGACCGGGTTCGTCCCCGTGCTGGGCAGGAGCCTGGGCCGGGTCCGCTATCCGGTGACCACAATGGACGGCCGAAGTGGACAGAAGGTCGTCGACTACTACTCCGCCAGGGTGGCGGGCGGGCAGTTCGTGCCCAACGACGAGGTCGACGCGCTGCGCTGGCTGGGCCCGGAACAGGCCGCCGTGCTGCTGAGCCGGAACACCGACCGCACCGTCCTGGACGCTTTCACCGCGCTTCCGCCCGACACCACGACCCTGCTCCTGGTGCGGCACGCGAAAGCCGGAAAGCGGGACAAGTGGGAAGGTGATGACGATCTCCGGCCGCTCAGCAAGAACGGTGTGAAACAGGCCGCGGCACTTCGCGAGCTATTGCCGCTCTTCGGTCCGGACCGGGTGTACTCGGCGCCTCGGGTGCGCTGCACGCAAACCGTGGAAGGCCTCGCGGAGGACCTCGGTGTACCGATCCGGGAAGAACCGGTGCTGAGCGAGGAAGGCTATTGGCCGCACCCCTCCGACGGCGTCGGCAGGCTGCTGGAGATCGCCGCGGAGGGCGGCACCCCGGTGGTCTGCAGCCAGGGCGGGGTGATCCCGCACGTGGTGGAGCACCTGGCCCGCTCCTCCGGGGCCGCCACGCCCGCGCTGGCCGCCCGCAAGGGCAGCCTGTGGGTGTTGTCCTTCACCACGGCGGGCGGCGGCGCCCCGGTCCTCGCGGCCGCGGATTACCTGGCCAGCCCGCTACCCAGAGAAGTGACTGATCAGTCCTGA
- the leuC gene encoding 3-isopropylmalate dehydratase large subunit — MARTLAEKVWEAHVVRQGSGDEPDLLYIDLHLVHEVTSPQAFEGLRMAGRRVRRPDLTIATEDHNVPTVDIDKPIADLVSRTQVETLRRNCAEFGIRLHPMGDAEQGIVHVVGPQLGLTQPGMTVVCGDSHTSTHGAFGALAFGIGTSEVEHVMATQTLPLRPFKTMAVTVDGELKPGVTAKDVILAVIAQIGTGGGQGYVLEYRGSAIRALSMEARMTVCNMSIEAGARAGMIAPDETTFAYLKGRPHAPQGENWDAAVEYWRTLATDEGAEFDHEIRIDADELTPFVTWGTNPGQGLPLHASVPDPEQIADESERLAAEKALSYMDLRPGTPLRQISVDTVFLGSCTNGRIEDLRAAAEVLKGRKVAGGVRMLVVPGSMRVRAQAESEGLHEVFLDAGAEWRQAGCSMCLGMNPDQLTPGERSASTSNRNFEGRQGKGGRTHLVSPLVAAATAVRGTLASPADLD; from the coding sequence ATGGCACGCACGCTCGCGGAGAAGGTGTGGGAGGCGCACGTCGTGCGCCAGGGCAGTGGTGACGAGCCCGACCTGCTCTACATCGACCTGCACCTGGTGCACGAGGTGACCAGCCCCCAGGCGTTCGAGGGCCTGCGGATGGCCGGGCGCCGCGTCCGCCGCCCCGATCTCACGATCGCAACGGAAGACCACAACGTCCCCACCGTCGACATCGACAAGCCGATCGCCGACCTCGTCTCCCGGACCCAGGTGGAGACGTTGCGGCGCAACTGCGCCGAGTTCGGCATCCGCCTGCACCCCATGGGGGACGCGGAACAGGGCATCGTGCACGTCGTCGGCCCGCAGCTGGGACTCACCCAGCCCGGCATGACGGTGGTGTGCGGTGACAGCCACACCTCCACCCACGGCGCGTTCGGCGCGCTGGCGTTCGGCATCGGCACCTCCGAGGTCGAGCACGTGATGGCGACCCAGACGTTGCCGTTGCGCCCCTTCAAGACCATGGCCGTCACCGTCGACGGTGAGCTGAAGCCGGGTGTCACCGCGAAGGACGTGATCCTCGCCGTCATCGCCCAGATCGGCACCGGCGGCGGGCAGGGCTACGTCCTGGAGTACCGCGGCAGCGCGATCCGCGCGCTGTCCATGGAAGCCCGCATGACGGTCTGCAACATGTCCATCGAGGCGGGCGCGCGGGCCGGGATGATCGCTCCGGACGAGACGACCTTCGCCTACCTCAAGGGCCGTCCGCACGCGCCGCAGGGCGAGAACTGGGACGCCGCGGTGGAGTACTGGCGCACGCTCGCCACCGACGAGGGCGCGGAGTTCGACCACGAGATCCGGATCGACGCCGACGAGCTGACGCCGTTCGTCACGTGGGGCACCAACCCCGGGCAGGGACTGCCGCTGCACGCCAGTGTCCCCGACCCGGAGCAGATCGCCGACGAGAGCGAGCGGCTGGCCGCCGAGAAGGCCCTGTCGTACATGGATCTGCGGCCGGGGACGCCGCTGCGGCAGATCTCCGTCGACACGGTCTTCCTCGGCTCGTGCACCAACGGCCGGATCGAGGACCTGCGCGCAGCCGCCGAGGTCCTCAAGGGGCGCAAGGTCGCGGGCGGGGTGCGGATGCTCGTCGTACCCGGATCGATGCGTGTACGCGCACAGGCCGAGTCGGAGGGGCTGCACGAGGTCTTCCTCGACGCGGGCGCGGAGTGGCGCCAGGCGGGCTGCTCGATGTGCCTTGGCATGAACCCGGATCAGCTCACCCCCGGTGAGCGCAGCGCGTCGACCTCCAACCGGAACTTCGAGGGGCGGCAGGGCAAGGGCGGCCGGACGCACCTGGTCTCCCCGCTCGTCGCTGCCGCCACCGCCGTGCGCGGCACCCTCGCCTCCCCCGCGGACCTGGACTGA